From a region of the Tachypleus tridentatus isolate NWPU-2018 chromosome 1, ASM421037v1, whole genome shotgun sequence genome:
- the LOC143245362 gene encoding uncharacterized protein LOC143245362 isoform X8: MCHDDRSFATNITRNDPENGTSKNEHWEDVHGMCENMQNYDGEEHTSVRGTHSTKTNVSQSNSLKIPLSKINISENILMSELTSSVSDKGPEVTEWTQSNSRVTENIHLADELNTYSCNKTTKTFSEGASSRKDIGKQDLCLGSKVCRSLEQELFARINEVVDTTENVMEARDKNDEATVSKKLDREKMLRQDAELRLKQVQSESVQCRVHLVRLQRDLQRMEDIVRSLLHFKSQLDQLRHERTSITLKYEGKIRKYQAYIATLEKGNLLLVNEMQRKEEENNKEKSQEEKEISINRVLLKRIQLLEQENASLLLENEEQRLQYEHCLDDVANQVVQALLGQKNLREECGRLEERVHYLEQQNIALRRVLKQKQQPTETDLSHLCIPTSTSQGLDDHLLEPPLNELWTTCFLNNTSFSHEPMDSKHVEQNEFTSGSDNADDTEENEEIVNTVRWKNSKRKISKSQSDVQLAKHTNKSEFMVFSGYSDSGNLWKVPQQQRKAIQHSKEHSNAWSKPTVEKELLSVDNLSPLISSKKLSVPSHRTVQNVSAQLTQPTNQVDDLVIKSSQQRFNPKVLPYSTSPVYTYDNSSLSYLQVDNVAPEVENNLTFQRVPPCSKLDYDFEMFCSENQRNDPSKFMKHSICKKHNYIPWEISRESSALESVEVVKSEEQSTNQRTNTVVRKSHSTNDTGSHNVSQTISDTEFSGLLHSNENSSSSIEPDHISKDEGYSTMSSDIQVEIIENEKPNSQDVKSFSCNTLNHFVKKLNANILANYRKASIEKDGEMVSSSDSGLGLNQSLQNHLMEAVKANTLTTQLKTTFERNNSSSQGKDKLKKLHNSSSQNSEKNSEIYTNSDNINERYKPDGNNTEVSNKDSALNVSVDCYSSTRLYTPQSGETVNLLNENKKLSKINLSTHNSNLQLQASNYSNNSKEITSSSDKSIGETADPKLTELSKLEKVTSKSSGSNHLHGIAYPYHDSLYSSVAARYTVISRSISDSVLFVSKVKQSPLYSTDVANSRLNFLPLERRVSLSELQFPESLTTGNKDKVKTENNVPLFVQHVQTWRRLEGSPSSSDSLSSVHSSTSEVTNSELFEDLNPTSLKCSRDNDLCSASEDECDIPEHQKFVQQWLQQEGEQVTKDCQRLYAADKKESREWTFQLYLENVKKATTEIKDNNIEAIIPSNNTSHLVLGSIKEEKEMEDDPFKTILEFCASDVSKLHLSKPGSSKAKDITGLTYSTDKYHHESSAGVSLRKIGNGTDTTSEHASSDCSREIDHKRATTVKRNWQTMKTSYSDKTGNGCLPEAPVSVSKNSNVITSERLVSEKRTSRSFKKTGYFSQINENPVPKTLQYRHLSSHRDIYNDSSLKCSNIYENREECDLEPNSKDCDEKNLAELNECSVPINSCFSHIESQNNSRYVSQNKECPTLSRPAIQSSKKHAKVKPEIIPKPCCLAPGNSQIPVSENQKNVECRQQTNNRSKIPVCIKPSATVSKKDSKCLGGHKQKSSPNRNAAYTKVKIAPQEKYRKMSKDSKNIAMKQEEKEISQNISPRIQKIKKSLIKKHKNQNYDRAPKRSTLESPETKNQSALPNHQSVSVELEQLSFESTALSVAQKIQILNNLLDESENNSISRLHKSDSVETCSVSPVIGIEADESEKEGCRSSWIHVSPEVDILSQLQQSSSGSSEESEDDVQKKESYHEEKLNNGCNSGIFSKSPEKQDLTKKCLKDRTRCRSSSKERKEEVFLQNIKSDSFSVVSNSPIHSKAIGITDSCMSVLSQEEHSSERVSFSDSCAESFCSSTRSLDL, encoded by the exons GCGACTGTAAGCAAGAAACTTGACAGAGAAAAAATGTTGCGTCAAGATGCAGAATTACGACTTAAACAAGTTCAGTCAGAGAGTGTTCAGTGCAGAGTTCATCTGGTCAGGCTCCAGCGAGACTTACAAAg AATGGAAGACATTGTTAGAAGTCTGCTGCATTTTAAATCTCAACTGGATCAACTAAGACACGAACGAACATCGATAACTTTAAAGTACGAG GGCAAAATTAGAAAATATCAGGCTTACATCGCGACACTTGAGAAAGGAAACTTACTGCTAGTAAATGAAATGCAAAGAAAAGAAGAGGAAAAC AACAAAGAAAAATCCCAGGAAGAGAAAGAAATTTCTATTAATCGCGTGCTTCTGAAACGCATACAACTCCTAGAGCAGGAAAACGCCTCGCTTCTTCTGGAGAATGAAGAACAGAGACTACAATACGAGCATTGTCTCGATGATGTAGCCAACCAAGTAGTGCAAGCGCTGCTCGGGCAGAAG AATCTAAGAGAAGAATGTGGAAGATTAGAAGAACGAGTACATTATCTGGAACAACAGAACATAGCTTTACGTAGggtactgaaacaaaaacaacaaccaacagag acTGATTTATCTCATTTATGCATACCGACTTCAACCAGTCAAGGGCTTGATGACCATCTACTAGAACCACCTCTGAATGAGCTGTGGACCACCTGTTTTCTCAACAACACATCTTTCAGTCATGAACCCATGGATTCCAAGCACGTCGAACAAAACGAATTTACCAGTGGTTCAGATAATGCAGATGATACAGAAGAAAATGAAGAAATTGTTAATACTGTCCGTTGGaaaaattccaaaagaaaaatTTCTAAAAGTCAATCTGATGTTCAGTTGGCAAAACATACGAACAAATCAGAGTTCATGGTTTTTTCAGGATACAGCGACTCAGGTAACCTCTGGAAAGTTCCACAACAGCAACGAAAAGCCATCCAACATTCCAAAGAACACAGTAATGCATGGTCCAAGCCAACTGTTGAAAAAGAACTTCTTAGTGTTGACAATTTATCTCCTTTGATCTCTTCTAAAAAACTGTCAGTGCCTAGCCATCGCACAGTCCAAAATGTGTCAGCTCAACTGACTCAGCCAACTAACCAAGTAGATGATCTAGTGATCAAGAGTTCCCAGCAGAGGTTTAATCCTAAAGTTCTTCCATATTCTACATCTCCTGTATACACGTATGACAATTCATCTTTATCTTACTTGCAGGTTGATAATGTTGCTCCAGAAGTCGAAAACAATCTAACATTTCAAAGAGTACCACCATGCTCAAAACTGGACTATGACTTCGAAATGTTTTGTTCTGAAAATCAAAGAAACGATCCGTCCAAATTCATGAAACATTCAATTTGCAAAAAACATAACTATATTCCGTGGGAAATTTCTCGAGAATCCTCTGCCTTAGAATCTGTTGAGGTGGTGAAATCTGAGGAACAAAGTACCAACCAACGCACAAACACTGTGGTTCGAAAAAGTCATTCCACTAATGATACTGGTTCGCATAATGTTTCCCAGACAATATCAG ATACCGAATTCTCTGGCTTACTTCATTCCAACGAAAACTCCTCTTCAAGTATTGAACCTGATCATATTAGTAAAGACGAAGGATATTCCACAATGTCCAGTGATATTCAAGTAGAAATCATTGAAAACGAAAAGCCAAACTCACAAGATGTAAAATCATTTTCTTGTAATACATTAaaccattttgtaaaaaaattaaacgcAAACATTTTAGCCAATTACCGTAAAGCATCGATAGAAAAAGACGGAGAAATGGTGTCTTCCTCAGACAGCGGACTTGGTCTTAATCAGTctttacaaaatcatttaatGGAAGCAGTTAAAGCCAATACTTTGACAACTCAGTTAAAAACTACATTTGAACGAAATAATTCTTCCAGTCAAGGAAAAGATAAACTTAAAAAACTTCATAACAGTTCTTCGCAAAATAGTgagaaaaattcagaaatatatacCAACTCAGATAATATAAATGAGAGATATAAACCTGATGGAAACAATACCGAAGTAAGTAATAAAGACAGTGCATTAAACGTTAGTGTAGACTGCTATAGTTCAACTAGGTTGTACACTCCACAGTCAGGTGAAACTGTTAATCTTCTTAACGAAAATAAGAAACTGTCTAAGATTAACCTATCCACACATAACAGCAATCTTCAGCTTCAGGCATCCAACTATTCAAACAACAGTAAAGAAATCACAAGCTCTAGCGATAAGAGCATTGGTGAGACGGCAGATCCTAAGCTCACAGAATTATCAAAGCTTGAAAAAGTAACCTCGAAGAGTTCAGGTTCTAATCATCTTCATGGAATAGCTTATCCTTACCATGACAGTCTCTATTCGTCAGTTGCAGCTCGTTACACGGTTATCAGTCGGTCTATTTCAGACTCAGTTTTGTTCGTCAGTAAAGTAAAACAATCCCCTCTGTACAGTACTGATGTAGCAAACTCAAGGCTTAACTTCCTTCCTTTGGAACGACGTGTTTCACTGAGTGAGCTTCAGTTCCCAGAAAGTCTAACTACTGGCAATAAGGATAAAGTAAAGACAGAAAACAACGTGCCATTATTCGTGCAG CATGTTCAAACATGGAGAAGACTAGAGGGGTCTCCAAGTTCCAGTGATTCTCTGAGTTCTGTCCACTCCTCCACTTCCGaagtaacaaatagtgaattaTTTGAGGATTTGAATCCAACTAGTCTGAAGTGCTCAAGG GATAATGATTTATGCAGTGCTAGCGAAGATGAATGTGATATTCCAGAACATCAGAAGTTTGTTCAACAATGGTTACAACAGGAAGGCGAACAAGTAACGAAAGACTGCCAG AGACTGTACGCCGCCGACAAGAAAGAAAGTAGAGAATGGACATTCCAGCTTTATTTGGAAAATGTCAAGAAGGCTACAACGGAAATTAAAGATAACAACATCGAAGCAATTATACCTTCAAACAATACAAGTCATTTGGTACTTGGGagtataaaagaagaaaaagaaatggaAGATGATCCCTTTAAAACTATATTAGAGTTTTGTGCCTCTGATGTATCAAAGCTTCATCTCAGCAAACCAGGATCAAGTAAAGCCAAAGATATTACAGGGTTAACTTATTCCACGGATAAATATCACCACGAAAGCTCTGCTGGAGTGTCTCTTAGAAAAATAGGAAATGGAACTGATACCACGAGTGAACATGCCAGCTCTGACTGCTCTAGAGAAATAGACCACAAACGAGCAACTACAGTAAAACGTAACTGGCAAACGATGAAAACTTCTTATTCTGATAAAACAGGAAATGGTTGTTTACCTGAAGCACCGGTTTCGGTTTCTAAGAATTCTAATGTCATTACAAGTGAAAGGCTTGTTTCTGAGAAAAGAACTTCACGATCTTTTAAAAAAACAGGATATTTTTCACAGATCAACGAGAATCCTGTTCCAAAAACACTTCAGTATCGTCACTTGTCTTCTCACAGGGATATATATAACGATTCTTCTTTAAAGTGCTCAAATATCTATGAGAATAGAGAGGAGTGTGATTTAGAACCAAATTCTAAAGACTGCGACGAAAAGAACTTAGCAGAATTAAATGAATGTTCAGTGCCAATAAACTCTTGTTTCTCACACATAGAAAGCCAAAACAACAGCAGATACGTATCTCAAAATAAAGAATGCCCAACATTGTCAAGACCTGCGATTCAGAGCAGCAAAAAACACGCCAAAGTAAAGCCCGAAATTATTCCTAAACCTTGCTGTTTAGCGCCCGGTAATTCCCAAATTCCTGTTTCAGAAAACCAGAAGAATGTAGAATGCAGGCAGCAGACAAATAACAGAAGTAAAATTCCTGTTTGCATTAAACCATCTGCTACTGTTTCGAAAAAGGACAGTAAATGCTTAGGTGGTCACAAACAAAAAAGTTCGCCGAATAGAAATGCGGCATATACTAAAGTGAAAATAGCTCCACAGGAAAAGTATAGAAAGATGTCAAAAGACTCAAAGAATATAGCAATGAAAcaggaagaaaaagaaataagTCAAAATATCTCGCCACGaattcagaaaataaagaaatctctaataaaaaaacacaaaaaccaaaACTATGATAGAGCACCAAAAAGGAGTACCTTGGAAAGTCCTGAAACTAAAAATCAGAGTGCTTTACCCAATCATCAAAGTGTTAGTGTAGAATTAGAGCAACTTTCATTTGAAAGTACTGCCTTGTCTGTAGCACAGAAAATTCAGATTCTTAACAATTTATTGGACGAGAGCGAAAATAACTCCATTTCTCGTCTCCATAAATCAGATTCTGTTGAAACATGTAGTGTGTCACCAGTCATTGGGATAGAAGCTGATGAAAGTGAAAAAGAAGGTTGTAGAAGTTCTTGGATTCATGTGTCTCCAGAAGTAGATATTCTTAGTCAG CTTCAACAATCTTCTTCTGGAAGTAGTGAAGAAAGTGAAGACGATGTCCAAAAAAAAGAGTCCTATCATGAAGAGAAACTAAATAATGGCTGCAATTCCG GGATTTTTTCAAAGTCACCAGAAAAACAAGACTtgacaaagaaatgtttaaaagatAGGACAAGATGTCGATCTTCCAGCAAAGAGAGAAAGGAAGAGGTTTTTCTTCAGAATATCAAAAGTGATTCATTTTCTGTTGTATCTAACAGTCCTATCCATTCAAAAGCCATTGGCATAACAGATAGTTGCATGTCAGTTctctcacaagaagaacattctTCCGAACGTGTCTCTTTTAGTGATTCCTGTGCAGAGAGTTTCTGCTCGTCAACCAGAAGTCTTGATTTGTGA